Within the Streptomyces vilmorinianum genome, the region CCTGCCCGCCTGCCACGCCTGAGCGCCCGTCAGACCGCCCTCCACCCGCCTCGCCCGGGCGAAGAAGCCGCCGCCGCCCGTTCACGCGCCCGCGGCGATCTGCGCCGGCGCGGCGTCCCACGCGGAGTCCCACGCGGCGAAGGCCCCCCGCCGGTACAGCAGCGGGCGGGCCTCCTCGCGTATCAGCACCCGCTCCATGCGTCCGATCAGCAGCCGGTGGTCACCGGCGGCCACGCTCCGCTCCAGCGTGCACTCCGCGTGCCCCAGCACCCCGTCGAGCAGGACCGGGCACGCGGGCACGGACTCGGCGCGCCGCCACGCCACCCCGTCGAACTTGCGGTCCGAGCGTCCCGCGAAGGTACGCGCGAGCTCCTCGCCGCCTTCGGCGGCCAGCAGATGCAGCGTGAAGACCTCCGAGCCGAGCACCGCGGGCAGCGTGCGGGACCCCTCGTCCACACAGACCAGCAGCAGGGCCGGGTCCAGGGACACCGCGCTGAACGCGGTGCAGGTGAACCCGAGCGGTCTGCCGTCGGGGCCGGCCGTGGTCACCACCGCGACGGCCGCCGGTACGGATCCGAAGAAGTCGCGGAATGCCTCGGGCCCCAAAGCCATGCCTCTCACCGCCGTCGTCTCGCACATGCGCAGCGCCGGGCGGACCCCCGGCCTGGACAGCGTCGCCGCGGCGTCTGGAGGTCCCCTGGACTCCCACTGGAGCCCTCCCCGTCCCCTCCCCGTCCCCTCCCCGTCCCTCCCCACCACCACCCGCCCGCCGCCAAGTGGCCCACATTTCCCGGCACTTAATGGACCTGTCAGCCTGGGCCACAGCCCCCTACCGTCAGAGACATGGCGCACACCTCCTCCCCGGCCCCGCAGGCCTCCCGGGCCCCCCGAGCTCTCCTCCTCGCCCAGCTGAGCAACTCGATCGGCGACGGCGCCTTCTACGTCACCTCGGCCCTCTACTTCAGCCAGATCGTCGGCCTGTCCGCCGCACAGATCGGGATCGGGCTCACGCTCGCCTGGGCCGTCGGCTCGGTCGCCGGCGTCTGGCTCGGACACCTCGCCGACCGGCGCGGCCCGCGCGGGACCGCCGTCCTGCTCGCCCTCGCCACCGCGGCCGCCGTCGGCTCGTTCCTCTTCATCCGCTCCTTCGTGCCGTTCCTGATCGCGGCCGCGGTGTACGCCACCGCCCAGAGCGGTCTCGCCGCCGCCCGCCAGGCCCTGCTCGCCGGACTGGTCGAGCCCTCGGCCCGTACGGAGGTACTGGCCAGGCTGCAGTCCACCCTCAACGCCGGCCTCGCCGTCGGCGCCGGAATCGGCGGACTCGCCCTGCACGCCGGCACCCGCACGGCCTACCTGTCCGTCTTCGCGCTCGACGCCATGGGCTTCCTGCTCTGCGCCCTGGTGCTGCGCGGCCTGCCGGTCGTGGCCGGCGCCCCGGCGGCGGCCGGGGGCGAACCCCGCCTGGCCGTGCTCCGCGACCGCCCGTACGCGCTGCTCACCTTCCTCAACGCGCTGATGCTCCTTCGGCTGCCGCTGCTCAGCCTCGCCCTGCCGCTGTGGATCGTGCAGCGGACCTCCGCCCCTGGCTGGGTCGTCTCGGCGCTCTTCGTCCTCAACACGGGTGTCGTGATGCTCTTCCAGGTGCGTACGGCCAAGGCGGTGACCGGGCTGCCCGAGGCCACGCGCGCGGTGGGCCGGGCCGGGGCCGTCATGCTCGCCTCCTGCGCCGTGTTCGCGGTGACGGCCGCCGGCTTCGGGCCGTGGGCGACCGTCGCGGTCCTCGCCCTCGGGGCGGTGCTCCAGGTGATCGCGGAGATGCGCCACTCCGCCGGCTCCTGGCAGATCGGCTTCTCCCTCGCGCCGGCCGGCCGGATCGGGCAGTACCAGGGCTTCTACGGCACCGGTGTCCCTGTCGCCAGGACCCTCGGCCCGCTCCTGGTCACGGCGCTCCTGGTGACCTGGGGCGTGCCCGGCTGGCTGCTCCTCGGTGCGATCTTCCTGGTCACGGGGCTGCTGACGAAGCCCGCGGTCCGCTGGGCCGAGCGGTCCCGCGCCCAGGCGCCCACCCCTGCCACGGCAGAGCTCGTCGGCGCCCACTGAGCCGGCCAGTGAGCCGTACGAGTGGTGTTCATCGGAAGAACTGCGCGGTGGCGGCGTCGCTCCATGGAATCCCGGCGCCCGTCCACATCATGAGGAAGGTACGAAAAGCGCGCAATTCGAAATGAACCATCCGAGAACGTCACTCAAGCGAAAGCGACAACGAAAGCGAGGGGCCATGGCCACCGCCAAGGTCAAGCAGTTCTGGACCGCCTTCATCTCCGTACTCTTCGCCCTGCTCGCCTCCGTCGGCCTGGCGAGCACCGCCGCCGCCGCGCAGGCTCCCTCCGTCCAGCAGCCGGAGGAGCCGGCCTCGTCCGCCGCCACCACCGGCGCGCGCACCCTCGCCGCCGTACCGGCGCAGCGACCGGCGCATCAGTGGCCCGCGGCCCGCGACCGTTCTCTGCCGCCCACCATCAAGCAGCGCATCCGTGCCGAGGCGCACAACTCCTCGCCCTCCGTACGCCACCTGCCCGCCGGCTCCCCGGTCGAGACCGCTCTCGCGGACCAGACGGAGTTGTCGGGCCGTGCGCTCGCCGCGGCCGCGTAGGGCGCAGGGAGTCGATGCGCTCCCCGCGCCCCAGGAAACCCGCGGTCAGCGACGCTCGTCGCCCTCCGCATCGGCCCCAGCCTCCCCAGCCTCGGCCTCAGCCTCCTTGGCTTCCTTGGCCTCCTTGGCCTCCACCTCAGGATCGAGAGCCCCCGTCGGCGGCGACGTCAGGGACGACGGTTCCGACTCCTCGTCGACCTCGGTAGGAGCGGGCGGTTCGACCAGCCAGTCCGGGTTGGCCTGCTTGTCCCACCACTTCCACGCGAAGAAGGCGGCGCCGACCAGAAGACCAAGGCCCGCGAGTCCCTTGGCGAGGCGTCCGGCCCTGGCCCGACGCTCGTGTTTCCTCACGATCTTCCTGATCTCCTTCGGTGTCACCTGCCCGCGCAGCGCGGCCCAGGCGGCCACCGAACGCGCTCCGGCCTCGTCGAGAACGGGACCGGTCGCGGCGACCGCGTTCTCCACGCGAGGAACGGTGTAGTCGGCCGCCTGACGGGCGGCCTTACGGGTGACGACCGCGGCGCGATGCGCGGCCTCGTCGACCCGCGGCGGTACATGCGGTGCGACATAGCAGTCGTACTGCACACGAGCTTGCTTACGGGCCCGCTTGGCGGCCTTCGAGACTTTCGGCGCGAGCCGGACGCGTGCCTCGTGCGCATAGTGCGCGGCCTGGTCCTTGGCCGTACCGGCGTACTGCACGGCCTGGTCCTTGGCCGTGCCGGCATAGGGCGCCACCACTTCCGCGGCGTGCAGCACGCTGTCCTTGGCCGAATCGGTCGCGGCGCGCACGCTGTCCATCCGGGTCACGGGATCCTCCTACTCGGTGGCGGTGTCGGTTTTTCGCCTTTCCACCCTTTTCGAAATCATGCCTGTCCGATCGTGGTCCGGCATGCGGGGCGGGCATACGGGGCATGGCCCTGTCTCTTCCGTGCGAGGATGCGATGCGCGTCAGTGGAGACTTACGGAAGGCGGACCGTGGCCGAGCAGCTCTACGCCACTCTCAGGACCAACCGGGGCGACATCGAGATCCGGCTCCTGCCGAACCACGCCCCGAAGACGGTCAGAAACTTCACCGAACTCGCCCAGGGCGAGCGTGAGTGGACGCATCCGGCCACCGGCAAGGTCGCCGCGGACCGGCTGTACGACGGCACCGTCTTCCACCGGGTCATCGAGGGCTTCATGATCCAGGGCGGGGACCCGCTGGGGAACGGCACCGGCGGTCCGGGCTACGAGTTCGCCGACGAGTTCCACCCGGAGCTCTTCTTCGACCGCCCCTACCTGCTCGCCATGGCCAACGCCGGTCCGGGCACGAACGGCTCGCAGTTCTTCATCACGGTCGGGGCCACGACCTGGCTGAACCGCAAGCACACGATCTTCGGCGAGGTCGTCGGCGCGGAGAGCAAGAAGGTCGTCGACGCGATCGCCGCGACGCCGGTCAACGCGAACACCAAGCGCCCCCTCGACGACGTGGTCCTCGAGTCCGTGGTGATCGAGACCCGCTGACCCGCTGACCCGCGGACCCGCGGACCGGCGGACCGGCGGACCGGCGGACCGGCCGCCCCGCTGACCCGCTTGGCCGTCGGCCGGTCCCGCCAGGGAACCTTTCCGCCCCGCCCGTCCGTATCAGGAGGGCGGGGTGCTGCCTCGCCGCCCCCATCTCCTCGGGAGGGACCTCCATGGAGCCGCAGTCCGGCCTGCCGCGCTGTTACCGCCATCCGGACGTCGAGACTGGCATCCGCTGCACGCGCTGCGACAAGCCGATCTGCCCGCAGTGCATGGTCTCCGCGTCCGTCGGCTTCCAGTGCCCGGACTGTGTGCGCAACGGCTCCGGCACGGGCCACGCGCCCGACGCGAACCAGCCCCGTACGCTCGCCGGCGGGCGGGTGGCGGCGGACGGCCGCTTCGTCACCAAGATCCTCATCGCGATCAACCTGGCCGTCTTCATCGCCGTCCAGGTGGCCGGCGACCGTCTCGTGGACGAGCTGTCGCTGATCGGCCTCGCGTTCAGCCCGGGGCTCGGCGAGGTGGTGGGCGTCGCCGACGGCGAGTGGTACCGGCTGCTGACCTCCGCCTTCCTCCACCAGGAGATCCCGCACTTCGCGTTCAACATGCTGGGCCTGTGGTTCATCGGCGGCATCCTCGAACCGGAGCTCGGCCGGATCCGCTACACCCTGCTCTGTCTGCTCTCCGGTCTCTCCGGATCCGCGCTCGTCTATCTGATCGCCGCACCGAACCAGCCCTCGCTCGGCGCCTCGGGCATCGTCTACGGCCTGATCGGCGCCTGGGCGGTGCTCGCCCGCCGCCGCCGGTCCGAGATGGGACCCGTCGTCCTCTTCGTGGGCCTGTCGCTGCTGCTGACGTTCACCCGCCCCGGCATCTCCTGGGAGGCGCACGTCGGCGGCCTCGTCGGCGGCGCCCTGGTGGCCTACGCCCTGCTGCACGCGCCGCGCGCCCGACGGAACCTCGTGCAGTACACAGCCTGTGGACTGGTGCTCCTGATCGACCTGGGCATGGTCCTCGCCCGCACCGCCGCGCTCACCTGAGCGACGGGGGCTGTGGACGAGCTTCTCGCAAAGCTTTCCCCAGAGTTATCCACAGCGCGTGGCGGATCCTGTGCACCCCGTGGAGAACACCAGTGCCCAGCGCCTCTGAGCTGGGCTTTTCCTCCGGAGGTATGGCAAGGGGCGCTCTCGCGACGAGAGCGCCCCAGTCACACCGGCGTCAACCTACCGCTGAGTTATCCACAGATCTTCGTAAGTTATCCAGTGCTGTGCACAACGCTGTGGATAAGTGAGGGGCAGAGCTTGACGAGCAGGGTGGCCCGACGCTACTTCCACTGCGTCGAGACGCCGAACCCCGCCGCGATGAAGCCGAAGCCCACGACGATGTTCCAGTTGTTGATGGACTTCACCGGCAGCGTGCCGTCGGTGACGTAGAAGACGACGATCCACACCAGCCCGATCAGGAACAGCGCCAGCATCACCGGTGCCACCCAGCTGCGGTTGGTCAGCTTGATGTTGGTGGCCTGCTTGGCGGGCGGGGGCGTGAAGTCGGCCTTCTTGCGGATACGTGACTTCGGCACGAGGGACTCTCCTGTCGATGCGCTGCGTGACCGCGCAGGGAACTGTGGCTGGCGCCGGGGTGGGACGGCTGGGTGACGTAGGAGGACCACTGCGTCCCCCGGGCGTCCGTTAGCGTAGTGGTTCCGCGGCACCGAAGGGGATCAGGGTACGTTGATCAATTCCGCCGACTCTTCCAGCGGGCCGGGCCGACCCCCGAGGTGGCGGCCCGTCCGGGTGCTGACGGCTGCCGTTTTCGCCCTCGCCGGGCTGATCTTCGTCACCAGCTTCAACACCGCCAAGGGCACCAACATCCGCACGGACGCCTCGCTGCTGCGGCTCTCCGACCTGATCGAGGAGCGCAGCCACAAGAACGCCGGCCTCGACGAGTCCACGGCCGCCCTGCGCGCCCAGGTCGACGGCCTCGCCGCCCGCGACGACGGCTCCACCGAGGCGGAGGACGCGCGCCTGCGCGCCCTGGAGGCGGCCGCCGGGACCACCGAGACCTCCGGGCCCGGGCTGACCGTCACCCTCAACGACGCCCCGCCGAACGCCCAGGCCGCCCCCGGCTACCCCGAACCCCAGGCCAACGACCTCGTCATCCACCAGCAGGACCTCCAGGCCGTCGTGAACGCCCTGTGGAAGGGCGGCGCCCAGGGCATCAAGGTCATGGACCAGCGGCTCATCTCGACCAGCGCCGTGCGCTGCGTCGGCAACACGCTGATCCTCCAGGGCCGCGTCTACTCGCCCCCGTACAAGATCACCGCCGTGGGCGACCGGGGAAAGCTGAACAAGGCGCTCGCCGACTCGCCCGCCGTCCAGAACTACCAGCTGTACGTGAAGGCCTACGGGCTCGGCTGGAAAGTCGACGAGCACAAGGCGGTGACTCTTCCCGGCTACTCCGGCACAGTGGATCTCCACTACGCGAAGCCGGTGAGCTGACGCCTGGGAGAGCCGATGCGACTGCTCGTCAGAACGTTCAGCGAGCTCTGCATCACCATCGGCACCCTGATCGTCCTCTTCGTCGTGTACGTGATGTTCTGGACCGGCGTCCGGGCCGAGGGGGCCACGGCCGGCCAGATCGACACCCTGGAACGGGAGTGGGTCGAGCAGCCCGTCCCCGACGCCGCCGCGGCACCGCCGCCCCCGAAGGCGTACACGCCCGGCCGGGGCATCGCCGTCATGTACATCCCCCGCCTCGGCAAGGACTGGGAATGGCCCGTCCTGGAGGGCACCGCCACCGCCACCCTGAAGAAGGGCCTCGGCCACTACCCCGCCACCGCCCGCCTCGGCGGGACCGGCAACTTCGCCGTCGCCGGCCACCGGCGCACGTACGGAGATCCGTTCAAGGACTTCCCCCGGCTGCGCCCGGGTGACGCGGTCGTCCTCACCGACGGCACGACCTGGTACACGTACACGATCGCGCGGAAGCCGTACCGGACCGTCCCCACCGACATCGGCGTGATCGACCCCGTACCCCCCAAGTCCGGCTTCGACGGGCCGGGCCGCTATCTCACCCTCACCACCTGCGAGCCGGAGTGGGGCAGCAGCCACCGGCTGATCGCCTGGGCCCACCTGGACGCCACCCGCCCTGTGACGCAGG harbors:
- a CDS encoding peptidylprolyl isomerase, producing MAEQLYATLRTNRGDIEIRLLPNHAPKTVRNFTELAQGEREWTHPATGKVAADRLYDGTVFHRVIEGFMIQGGDPLGNGTGGPGYEFADEFHPELFFDRPYLLAMANAGPGTNGSQFFITVGATTWLNRKHTIFGEVVGAESKKVVDAIAATPVNANTKRPLDDVVLESVVIETR
- a CDS encoding flavin reductase family protein, whose amino-acid sequence is MALGPEAFRDFFGSVPAAVAVVTTAGPDGRPLGFTCTAFSAVSLDPALLLVCVDEGSRTLPAVLGSEVFTLHLLAAEGGEELARTFAGRSDRKFDGVAWRRAESVPACPVLLDGVLGHAECTLERSVAAGDHRLLIGRMERVLIREEARPLLYRRGAFAAWDSAWDAAPAQIAAGA
- a CDS encoding MFS transporter, producing the protein MAHTSSPAPQASRAPRALLLAQLSNSIGDGAFYVTSALYFSQIVGLSAAQIGIGLTLAWAVGSVAGVWLGHLADRRGPRGTAVLLALATAAAVGSFLFIRSFVPFLIAAAVYATAQSGLAAARQALLAGLVEPSARTEVLARLQSTLNAGLAVGAGIGGLALHAGTRTAYLSVFALDAMGFLLCALVLRGLPVVAGAPAAAGGEPRLAVLRDRPYALLTFLNALMLLRLPLLSLALPLWIVQRTSAPGWVVSALFVLNTGVVMLFQVRTAKAVTGLPEATRAVGRAGAVMLASCAVFAVTAAGFGPWATVAVLALGAVLQVIAEMRHSAGSWQIGFSLAPAGRIGQYQGFYGTGVPVARTLGPLLVTALLVTWGVPGWLLLGAIFLVTGLLTKPAVRWAERSRAQAPTPATAELVGAH
- a CDS encoding class E sortase, coding for MRLLVRTFSELCITIGTLIVLFVVYVMFWTGVRAEGATAGQIDTLEREWVEQPVPDAAAAPPPPKAYTPGRGIAVMYIPRLGKDWEWPVLEGTATATLKKGLGHYPATARLGGTGNFAVAGHRRTYGDPFKDFPRLRPGDAVVLTDGTTWYTYTIARKPYRTVPTDIGVIDPVPPKSGFDGPGRYLTLTTCEPEWGSSHRLIAWAHLDATRPVTQGKPPALTG
- a CDS encoding DUF6344 domain-containing protein, with protein sequence MATAKVKQFWTAFISVLFALLASVGLASTAAAAQAPSVQQPEEPASSAATTGARTLAAVPAQRPAHQWPAARDRSLPPTIKQRIRAEAHNSSPSVRHLPAGSPVETALADQTELSGRALAAAA
- a CDS encoding rhomboid family intramembrane serine protease, yielding MEPQSGLPRCYRHPDVETGIRCTRCDKPICPQCMVSASVGFQCPDCVRNGSGTGHAPDANQPRTLAGGRVAADGRFVTKILIAINLAVFIAVQVAGDRLVDELSLIGLAFSPGLGEVVGVADGEWYRLLTSAFLHQEIPHFAFNMLGLWFIGGILEPELGRIRYTLLCLLSGLSGSALVYLIAAPNQPSLGASGIVYGLIGAWAVLARRRRSEMGPVVLFVGLSLLLTFTRPGISWEAHVGGLVGGALVAYALLHAPRARRNLVQYTACGLVLLIDLGMVLARTAALT
- a CDS encoding DUF5324 family protein is translated as MTRMDSVRAATDSAKDSVLHAAEVVAPYAGTAKDQAVQYAGTAKDQAAHYAHEARVRLAPKVSKAAKRARKQARVQYDCYVAPHVPPRVDEAAHRAAVVTRKAARQAADYTVPRVENAVAATGPVLDEAGARSVAAWAALRGQVTPKEIRKIVRKHERRARAGRLAKGLAGLGLLVGAAFFAWKWWDKQANPDWLVEPPAPTEVDEESEPSSLTSPPTGALDPEVEAKEAKEAKEAEAEAGEAGADAEGDERR
- the crgA gene encoding cell division protein CrgA, which gives rise to MPKSRIRKKADFTPPPAKQATNIKLTNRSWVAPVMLALFLIGLVWIVVFYVTDGTLPVKSINNWNIVVGFGFIAAGFGVSTQWK
- a CDS encoding DUF881 domain-containing protein; amino-acid sequence: MINSADSSSGPGRPPRWRPVRVLTAAVFALAGLIFVTSFNTAKGTNIRTDASLLRLSDLIEERSHKNAGLDESTAALRAQVDGLAARDDGSTEAEDARLRALEAAAGTTETSGPGLTVTLNDAPPNAQAAPGYPEPQANDLVIHQQDLQAVVNALWKGGAQGIKVMDQRLISTSAVRCVGNTLILQGRVYSPPYKITAVGDRGKLNKALADSPAVQNYQLYVKAYGLGWKVDEHKAVTLPGYSGTVDLHYAKPVS